CCGCCCCGAGGGCGAACGCGGCACCGGCCGGGTCCAGCCCGTCGAATCCGCCGCCGCCGAGCAGGAAGACACCGGCGAGCGCGAGCCCGGCCCACAGCACGTTGATCAGCCGCCGCGAGGTGAGCACCGACAGGGCCAGCGGCCCGAGCACCTCCAGGGTGACGGCGGGGCCGATCGGCATCCGCGCGATCGACTGGTAGAACAGCGCGTTCATGGCGGCCATCACCGCGCCGAAGGCGAGCACGGTGCCCCAGTCGGCGCGCGAGTGCCCGCGCAGTGAGGGGCGGCAGATGACCATCAGGACCAGCGCGGCGACGGCCAGGCGCAGCGAGACCACACCGAGCGCACCGGCCCGGGGCATCAGCTTCACCGCGAGCGCGCCGCCGAACTGCACCGAGATGCCGCCCGCGAGCACCAGACCGACCGGGCCGAGGGTCGTCTTCCCGGAGGTCCGTGCGGAGGACGCCGCGGCGTCCGCGGGACCGGTGGCGGCGGCTCCCCCGGCGGCGAGGTCAGGGGTGCCCGCCCGGACGGCTTTCCGGGAGGAGTAGTTCAGGGGCATGGCAGCAGGTTACACATGACCGGTGCATCTTGGTGAACCGCATGGTTCAGAGTAATGAACGATCTTGAGGGGTTCGGGGTTGGCGTCCGCCGGTGTCCGCTGCCCGCCCGGCGCGCTCGCCCGGTGGGCGCAGACCGAGGACGAGTTCGGCGTCCGCCGGTGTCCGCTGCTCACCCGGCGAGCTCGTCCCGTGGGCGCACGCCGGGTGGGAACGCCGCCGCCGGACTAAAATCGAGCTGTGAATCCGCGCCGCCTGGCGCCCGCGCTGGTCGCCTGCCTGCTCGCGACGGCCCTCTCGTCCTGTGGCGAAGGGGGGTCGGGGGCGACGGTCGTGGTCAACGCCGAGGTCTACACGCTCGACCGCGACCAACCGTGGGCGGAGGCGTTCGCCTACGACGCCGACGGGAAGATCACGGCGGTCGGCTCCGAGTCGGACGTGCGCGCGAAGGCCGGCAGCGGTGCGAAGGAGATCGACGCCCGCGGCAACATGGTGCTCCCCGGCTTCCAGGACACCCATCTGCACGTCCCCGAGGCGGGCATCAACCGCGACCTGTGCCCCATGGAGAGCGGGAGCACGCTCGCCGAGTACGAGGACATGGCCGCCGACTGCGCCGCCGAACAGCCCGACTCCGAATGGGTACGCGCGGCCGGGCCGTCGATCTTCGATCTGCTCGACTCCGACGAACCCCCCATCGACGTACTCGACCGGGCGATCCCCGACCGTCCGGCGCTGATCCTCGACGACCTCGGCCATGCGGTGTGGACCAACAGCGCGGGCCTGAAGGCCGCGGGGATCGAAGCCGACGATCGCGACCCGCAGGGCGGCATCTACGGGCGTGACCCCGAGACCGGCCGGCTCAACGGCCTCCTGCTCGAGAACGCGCAGCAGCGCATCCGCAACGCCGCCGCCCCCGACGGCGAGACCGTCTACAAGGGGCTGCTCGTCGCGCTCGACGAGCTGGCGAAGAACGGGGTCACCAGCGTCAGCGACGCGGGCGGATTCTGGGGCCAGGACCACCCGGCCGCCTGGCAGCGGGCCCTGAAGGAGGACAAGCTGTCCGTCCGGGCGGTCAACAGCCTGTACCTCTACCCCGACGTCGGCATGGAGAAGCAACTCGCCGAGTTCGAGCGGCGGTTCAGCGACGACCCCGACAGCCTGCTGCAGTTCGACACGGCGAAGATCTACGTCGACGGGATCCTCGACCTCGGCACCGCGTGGATGCTCAAGCCCTACGACGAGCCGGTCAACCCCGAACACCCGTCAGGATTCCCGTACTTCAAGCGCGACCAGCTCCGCACCTATGTGTCCGAGCTCCACCGGATCGGCTACCGGATGCACTTCCACGTCATCGGAGACGCCGCGACCCGCGCGGCGCTCGACGCGGTCGAGGCCATCGAGGCCGACAGCGGCGAGGTCGCCGACCGACGCCACCGCACCACGCACACCTACCTCGTCCAGCCCGACGACATCGAACGCTTCGCCGAGCTCGGCGTCATCGCCGACTTCCAGGTGGGCCCGGAGGCGGTCGACCCCGCCTACCACGAGCAGCTCTCGGCCTCCATCGGCGATCGGGCGTTCGACCTGATCCCCGTCGAGAAACTGCTCGACGCCGACGCGCAGGTCTCCCTGTCGAGCGACTGGGACGCCGACCCACTGTCACCGTTCGGCATCATCGAGCGGGCGGTCACCCGCGAGACCAACGCCGTGAACGACGTCGGGACCGCCATCCGGCTCGTCACGGCCGACGCCGCCCACGCACTCGGACAGGACGACATCACCGGCTCGATCAAGGTCGGCAAGCAGGCCGACTACGTCGTCGTCGACCAGAACCTGCTGGAGGTCCCCGTCGACAGGGTCGATGAGACGAAGGTGCTCCTCACCGTGCTGGCCGGGCACAGTACGTATCAGGCGGCGGGTTTCGACAGGTGACACCCGGTCAGGGGCTGGTCGCGTGCGACCGTCAGGCCGCCCGGCCGAGCCGGGTCGAGCCCGTCCGAGACCGTCCGAGACCAGCGATCCGAGCCGCCCGGCGATACGGCCCAGCGGCTGCGCGCTGCGCTTGGTGACCGGGAGCGGACCCACGCCCACGGCCGAATTCAATGGACAGCTCGTGTCCGGCCCACCGATAGTGCGGCGCATGACCTCACTTGTGCGACACCTCACCTTCGACTGCTCCGACGCCTACGAGCAGGCCCGTTTCTGGGCCGGCGTCCTCGGCGGCACCATCGCCGAGGACGACTTCCCCGGCGACCCCGAGGCCCTGGTCACGGCGCCCGGTACGACGCTGCTCTTCGTGACGGTGCCGGACGCCAAGACCGTGAAGAACCGGGTCCATGTCGACCTTCAGCCGCAGGACCGCGGTCGCGACGAGGAGGTCGACCGCCTCCTCGCGCTGGGCGCCACACTCGTCGGCGACCACCGCGTGCCCGACGGGAGGGGCTGGGTGACGCTCGCCGACCCGGAGGGCAACGAGTTCTGCGTGGAGCGGAGTGCGGCGGAGCGGGCCGGAAGTTAGGCCTTGTCCGCATAGTCCGGCCTGCCCCGCGACGCCTGGGCGGCGGGGCGGGCGGAAACTGTGCTTTCCCTGTGATGTCCAACTGGAAACCGCCCAGGGGCCCCGGAGCGTCGGTATCGTCGCGACCATGATGACGGCCAAGTCAGGGGTGAGGTGGGCTGGTTGAGCGGGGTGGTCGTCCACCTGCCGGGTGCCGGAGCCGGGCAGGCCGGAGACACCGGACAGACCGGGCAGGCCGGACAGACGCTGCGGCTGGGGCCGGGCGAGGCGGTCCGTTTCGGCCGGGGTTCGGCGACGGTGCCGGTCGAGCTGCGACTCGACGACGAGGCGGTGTCCCGGCTGGCCGGGGAGATCCGCGCCACCGACGACCACTGGCAGCTGAGCAACTACAGCGCCACGCACAGCTATCTGGTCGAGAACCCGGAGGGCGCCGGGGAGTACCTGCGCGTGCCGCCGCGGCGCACCGGTGCCCCCATCCCCTTCGAGTTCTCCCGCGTGGTGCTGCCCGCGCGCGGCGGCACCGTCTCCTTCCAGGTGTTCGCGCCCGATCACGTCTACCTCGACGCGGACGCCGTCGCCGGACCCTTCGGCGGGCGCACCGTCGCCGCGTACTCGCTCGACGAGACCGCCACGTACTTCCTGGTACTGCTCGCCCTGTGCGAACCCCGGCTGCGGGACGTCTCGCCGATGGCCGTACCGACCACCCCGCAGGTCGTCGAGCGGTTGCGCGGGCACCCGGCCTGCGCCCGGCTCACCGCCCGCGCGGTCAGCTCCCACATCGACTACCTCGCCGACGAGAAGATGCGCCTGAGCCCGCCCGCCGGGGACGCCGAGAGCCGCGCGGGCCGCCGCACCGGCAAGCGGGAATCTCTCGTCGGCGTCGCCCTGCGGTTCGGTCTGGTCCGCGAGGAACACCTGGCGCTGCTCCCGCCGCGGCCCCGCGGCGCGGAGGGCGGCCGGTGAGACGCGGAGGGTGGCCGGTGAGACGGGGAGGCGCCGGTGGGCGCGGCTGACGGCGACACGACCCTGCTCCTGCCCGGCGAACGCATCGGTGACTGGGAGATCGCCGGGACCCTCGGCACCGGCGGCTGGGCACGGGTGTACGCGGCCCGGCCGGTCGGGCCCGCCCCCGCGTACGCGAGGGCGGAGGACCTTCTCGCGCTGAAGGTGCTGCCCACCGGCGGCCTCTCCCCGCACCAGGCCCGCAACGTCACCGAACTCGCCCGCCACGAGGTCGAGTTCGGGCAGCGTGCGGCCCACCCCCGGCTGATCCGGCTGCTCGACTTCTTCCGTGTGGAGGACACCGTCCGGCCCGCGCTCGCCGGGGCGACCGTGCTGGTGATGGAACGCGCCGAACGCAGCCTGCGCGACTTCATCGGCGAAGGGCCGAGCCACGCCCAGGCCGCCCGCGTCGTCACCGAGATCCTCGAAGGCCTCGCGCACCTGCACGGCCAGGGCTGGGTGCACGGCGACCTCAAGCCCGACAACGTCCTGCTCATGGCGGACGGTTCGATACGCCTCTCCGACTTCGGCCTGGCCACCGAGCTCACCGGCACCAGCGGCACCCACGGCTGGGCCCTGCCCCTTGGCACCTTCGACTACCAGCCGCCCGAACGCCGCCGGGCACCGCTCGGCGAACGCGGCGTACAGGTCCGTACCAGCGCCGACATCTGGGCGCTCGGCGTCCTGATCCACGAGGTCTTCACCGGCGGCGCGCTGCCGTTCGCCGGTTCCACCCCGCCCGCCCGTTTCGCCCAGGCGCAGGTGTACGCGGAGGGGCGCGCCCCGCTGCGGCTGGACGAGGAACTCCCCCCGTTCTGGCGCGAGTTGGCCGCCGACTGCCTGGCGCCGA
This is a stretch of genomic DNA from Streptomyces sp. NA04227. It encodes these proteins:
- a CDS encoding VOC family protein: MTSLVRHLTFDCSDAYEQARFWAGVLGGTIAEDDFPGDPEALVTAPGTTLLFVTVPDAKTVKNRVHVDLQPQDRGRDEEVDRLLALGATLVGDHRVPDGRGWVTLADPEGNEFCVERSAAERAGS
- a CDS encoding serine/threonine-protein kinase produces the protein MGAADGDTTLLLPGERIGDWEIAGTLGTGGWARVYAARPVGPAPAYARAEDLLALKVLPTGGLSPHQARNVTELARHEVEFGQRAAHPRLIRLLDFFRVEDTVRPALAGATVLVMERAERSLRDFIGEGPSHAQAARVVTEILEGLAHLHGQGWVHGDLKPDNVLLMADGSIRLSDFGLATELTGTSGTHGWALPLGTFDYQPPERRRAPLGERGVQVRTSADIWALGVLIHEVFTGGALPFAGSTPPARFAQAQVYAEGRAPLRLDEELPPFWRELAADCLAPTHEERARHTAAGLLARIGAAGSGAVHLAGPGAARSGTTQPGSPGSPGSPGSGTVHEAAGRPPLSRSVLLAAAGGAVALAVAASAALAWSWDREGRGGHAADGGTTQPGISPAAPPVGKGQLRVHNGETRCQYPAGPTRDPSCSLGLARDPRLPYTAENVVRTRVWHGDVLRAVCVEREGLQIIDETDAKSDDWYRVRTPGGDTETAWLPAVRTKDHPELPVCARPSGTDRGPDGAPHTSPGGSPGGTPHATPGSTPAGLPPTPRESSSAALPPSA
- a CDS encoding serine/threonine protein kinase, which translates into the protein MPGAGAGQAGDTGQTGQAGQTLRLGPGEAVRFGRGSATVPVELRLDDEAVSRLAGEIRATDDHWQLSNYSATHSYLVENPEGAGEYLRVPPRRTGAPIPFEFSRVVLPARGGTVSFQVFAPDHVYLDADAVAGPFGGRTVAAYSLDETATYFLVLLALCEPRLRDVSPMAVPTTPQVVERLRGHPACARLTARAVSSHIDYLADEKMRLSPPAGDAESRAGRRTGKRESLVGVALRFGLVREEHLALLPPRPRGAEGGR
- a CDS encoding DMT family transporter, whose translation is MPLNYSSRKAVRAGTPDLAAGGAAATGPADAAASSARTSGKTTLGPVGLVLAGGISVQFGGALAVKLMPRAGALGVVSLRLAVAALVLMVICRPSLRGHSRADWGTVLAFGAVMAAMNALFYQSIARMPIGPAVTLEVLGPLALSVLTSRRLINVLWAGLALAGVFLLGGGGFDGLDPAGAAFALGAGVMWAAYILFSARTGRRFPQADGLALAMLVAALLMLPVGLAESGAKLAVPTTVALGAAVAVLSSVLPYTLELLALRRMPAASFAVMMSLEPAVAALAGLLILSQALSVAETMAIVLVVAASMGAVRTHTRQAAGR
- a CDS encoding amidohydrolase gives rise to the protein MNPRRLAPALVACLLATALSSCGEGGSGATVVVNAEVYTLDRDQPWAEAFAYDADGKITAVGSESDVRAKAGSGAKEIDARGNMVLPGFQDTHLHVPEAGINRDLCPMESGSTLAEYEDMAADCAAEQPDSEWVRAAGPSIFDLLDSDEPPIDVLDRAIPDRPALILDDLGHAVWTNSAGLKAAGIEADDRDPQGGIYGRDPETGRLNGLLLENAQQRIRNAAAPDGETVYKGLLVALDELAKNGVTSVSDAGGFWGQDHPAAWQRALKEDKLSVRAVNSLYLYPDVGMEKQLAEFERRFSDDPDSLLQFDTAKIYVDGILDLGTAWMLKPYDEPVNPEHPSGFPYFKRDQLRTYVSELHRIGYRMHFHVIGDAATRAALDAVEAIEADSGEVADRRHRTTHTYLVQPDDIERFAELGVIADFQVGPEAVDPAYHEQLSASIGDRAFDLIPVEKLLDADAQVSLSSDWDADPLSPFGIIERAVTRETNAVNDVGTAIRLVTADAAHALGQDDITGSIKVGKQADYVVVDQNLLEVPVDRVDETKVLLTVLAGHSTYQAAGFDR